The Hyalangium gracile genomic sequence AGGGCTTCACCCAGGCGCAGTTCACCGCCTCGGGCTTCGGCGTGGACGTGTCCGACTCCGGTCTGGACAACGGCACCCCGACGCCGAACCACTACGGCTTCTACGTGGGCGGCAACATCAGCAACGCCAGCCGCATCGTCTACAACCGCATCGAGGGCTCCGGCTCCACCCCCGCGGGCTGCGACGGCCACGGCAACCTGAACGCGCACATCGTCGGCGGCTACACCGACAAGACGGGCGCGCCCTTCCAGGACGCGGCTGGCTACTCCTACGGCCTGGGCGTGGCGCCCTTCGTGAAGATGGGCGGCTCGGTCATCTTCGCGCCGAACTACACCGACCCGGTGTACGAGGACCTGCAGTCGCGCGCCTACCGCGACGGCATGCGCATCAGCACCAACAGCTGGGGCTACACCAGCGGCAACAGCTACAACATCGACTGCCAGCAGTACGACTCGCTGGTGCGTGACGCGCAGCAGGCCGGCCACGCCGAGCCCAACACGCCGGGCAACCAGCAGATGGTCATCGTGTTCGCCGCGGGCAACAACGGCCCGGGCGCCAACACCGTGGCGCCTCCGGGCACCGCGAAGAACATCATCACCGTGGGTGCCTCCGAGAACGTCCAGGCCTTCGGCGGCGCCGATGCCTGCCTCGTGGGCGATGACGGTGCGGACAGCGCCAACGACATCATCGACTTCTCCGGCCGCGGTCCCTCGTCGGACGGCCGCAAGAAGCCGGACATCGTGGCCCCCGGCACTCACGTGTCCGGTGGCGTGGCGCAGGACCCCAGCCAGCGCGCCAACCCGCCGGCCAACCCGCTGGGCAAGGCGCTCTCCTGCTTCGACGCCAGCGGCGTGTGCGGCGGCCCCAGCAACGACTTCTTCCCGGTGGGCCAGCAGTGGTACTCGGCCTCCTCGGGTACCAGCCACTCGACCCCGGCCGTCGCCGGCGGCGCGGCGCTGGTGCGCCAGTACTTCATCAACGAGGGCATGGCTCCGCCGAGCCCCGCGATGACGAAGGCGTACCTGATGAACACCACCCGCTACATGACGGGTGTGGACGCCAACGACAACCTCTGGTCCAACAAGCAGGGCATGGGTCTGATGGACCTGGGCATGGCCTTCGACGGCATCCCGCGCCTGATTGACGACGAGACCGCGGCCAGCCTCTTCACCGCCACGGGCCAGACGCGCACCTTCCAGGGCGAGATTGCTGACTCCAGCAAGCCCTTCCGCGTCACCCTGGCGTGGACGGACGCGCCGGGCTCCACCACCGGCGGCGCCTGGAAGAACAACCTGGACCTGACCGTCACGGTCGGCACCAACACCTACAAGGGCAACGTCTTCACCGGCGCCAACTCGGTCACGGGCGGCACGGCGGACACCCAGAACAACGTGGAGAGCGTGTTCCTGCCCGCGGGCACCACGGGCAGCTTCTCCATCACGGTGACGGCGGCCAACATCACCTCGGACGGTCTGCCGGGGAATGCCTCCACGCTGGACCAGGACTTCGCCCTGGTGGCGTACAACAGCTGCGACACCGCGGCCCCGACGCCCTCCGGCACGACGGCCACGGTCAACGGCGACAACCGCATCGACATCAGCTGGACGGAGAACGGCGCCAAGGAGTACCGCATCTACCGCGCCACCACCGCGGGCGGCCCGTACACCCGCGTGGCCAGCGCGACGGCCTCGCCGTACGCGGACATCGGCGTGTCCGGCAACACCACCTACTACTACGTGGTGCGCGCCGTGGACTGCGCCGAGTCTCCCAACTCCAACGAGGCCTCGGCCACCGCCACCGGTCTGTGCACCCTGGCGCCCACCTTCGCGGGCGTCACCGGCGTGACCAACAACGGCTCGGCCACCTGCGGCACCACCGTCAGCTGGGCGGCGGGCAGCCCGATCTGCGGCGGCACGCTGACCTACTCGGTCTACCGCAGCACCACCGCGGGCTTCACCCCGTCGGTCGCCAACCGCATCGCCATCGGCGTGAGCGGCACCAGCTTCACGGATGACCTGAACCTGACCAGCGGCACCAAGTACTACTACGTGGTCCGCGCCACCGAGGTGAGCAACGCCTCCAACGAGGACACCAACACCGTCGAGAAGTCCGTCATCCCCACGGGCGCGGTCTCCGCGGCGATCCGCTACTTCGACGACCTGGACAGCAACCGTCCGGCGGACGCGGCCTCGTACTGGATCGCGAGCGGCAGCACGGTCAACCTGACCACCAACTGCCACTACCAGTCGCCGACGCGGTCCTACCGCATGGGCGCGGCCTCGACGACGTGCACCAGCCTGTACGCGATCAACCAGACGGCCACCCTGTCGCTGGGCGGCAACGGCACCATCGCCGGCATCAACGGCTTCGACATCCCGGCCAGCACCATCGATCCGCGGATGACGTTCAACATCTGGTACGACTTCGAGAACAGGTACGACGGCTCGTGGCTGTCCTACAGCACCGTGGGCCCCAACGGCCCGTGGACCAACGTGGGCGATGCTCCGTCCGCCACCGCGCCGTACATCTCCTCGGGTGGCTACGACAACGCGCTGGATGACGACAGCTCCATCCGCATCTGGACGGGCGCGAACAAGGGCGCCAACGGCTCGCTGAAGGCCGTCACCGTCAACCTGTCGGCCCTGGCCGGTCAGAAGGTGTGGTTCGGCTTCCGGCTCTACACGGACATCTCGCAGAACGCCGAGGGCTTCTACGTCGACGACGTGCGCATCAACGCGGACGCGTACGCGACGTGCACCACCAACGTGCCTCCTCCGGGCCCGGCGGTGTCGTACCGGATCACCAACCTGCCCGCCACGGTGGGCGCCGGTGACTCGGTGACCTTCGACATCACCGCGCTGGACTCGGTGGGCCAGACGGCGACCGGCTACAGCGGCAGCGCCACGTTCACCAGCACCGACGCGCAGGCGGTCCTGCCCTCGGCCACCCCGTTCACCTCGGGTGTGGCGAACGGCGTGCCCGTCTCGTTCCGGACGCTGGGCACGCAGACGATCACCGCGAAGGACGCGGCCGACCCGGCCGTCACGGGCAGCGCCAGCACCAGCGTCACCGCGGGTGCTCCGGTGGCCCTGACGATCACCACGCAGCCGTCCACCACCGACGCGGGCGAGTCCATCTCTCCGGCGGTCCAGGTGGGCATGAAGGACCAGTTCGGCAACGTGGTCTCCACGGGCAGCAACGAGATCACCATCGCCCTGGAGAACAACGCGGGCGGCGGCACGCTGAGCGGCACCACCACGGTGGCGGCCGTCAACGGCGTGGCCACCTTCGGCGACCTGTCCATCGAGAAGGTGGGCGAGGGCTACACGCTGGCGGCGAGCGCTGACGGCCTGACCGGCGTCACCACCGACGGGTTCGACATCACCCCGGCGGCTCCGGCGAAGATGGCGTTCCTCAGCCAGCCTGGCACCACCAAGGCGGGCGACTCCATCACCCCGGCGGTGACGGTCATGATCCTGGACGCGTTCGACAACACCACGGACGCGGTGACCGAGGTCAGCGTCGCGCTGGGCAACAACCCGGGCGAGGGCCGGCTGAGCGGCACCACCACGGTGGAGTCCGTCAACGGCGTGGCCACCTTCAGCAACCTGTCCATCGACAAGGTGGGCACGGGCTACACGCTGGAGGCCTCGGCGGACGGGCTCGAGAACGCGACCAGCCAGGGCTTCAACATCACCCCGGCGGATCCGTACCGCGTCGTCATCACCCGCCAGCCGTCCGACGTGCAGGCGCGCGCCGCGATCACCCCGTCCGTCCTGGCCACCGTGCTGGATCGGTTCGGCAACGTCGCGACGCAGGCCACCGACCCTGTCTCGGCCGCGCTCGGCAGCAACTCCGGGGGCGCCCAGCTGCGCGGCACCACCACGGTCAACCCGGTGAGCGGCGTGGCCACCTTCAGCAACCTGTCGGTGAGCAAGGCCGGCCTCAACTACACCCTGGTGATCGGCTCCAGGAGGCTCTACGCGGACACCAGCGTGGGCTTCGACGTCACCCCGCGCTCGAACAGCAACGCGGACAAGCTGGCCTTCCGCGCCTCCGCGGACCAGTTCAACGCCGGTGAGGCGCAGACCATCGAGGTGGAGCTGCAGGATGCGGAGGGCCAGGTGCTGTCGGGCTCCTCCGAGTCCGTGACGCTGAGCCTCGGCGAGAACCCGGCGGGGGGCCAGCTGCTCGGCACCACGACGGTCGCCGCGGTCAACGGCGTGGCGAAGTTCACCGGCCTGTCGGTGCAGAAGGCCGGCGGCGGCTACACGCTGGTGGCCAGCGCCCAGGGCTTCGAGGGCGCGACCAGCGCCGCGTTCGCGGTGAAGCCCGGCCCCGCGGCCAGCTTCTCCGTGAAGCTGCCCTCCAGCGTCACGGCCGGTGAGGAGACCACGATCTCCGCCACCGCCCTGGACGCCTACGGCAACGTGGCGGCCTCCTACGCGGGTTCGGCCAAGGTGACGAGCTCGGACGCCTCCGCGTCCTTCGCCTCCACGGCCACCTTCGTCGAGGGCGTGCTGAGCAACTTCAAGGTGACCTTCAAGGGCACCGGCATGAAGTCGCTCTCCTTCGAGGACTCGGCGAACGCCAGCCTGAAGAGCTCCGCGAGCACCAACGTCACCGCCTTCGGTCAGCCGACGGCGTCCGTGACGAACCCCGAGGGCGGCACGGTCGTCTCCGGCTCCGTCAGCATCACCGCCGAGGGCGCGGTTGCCTCCGGCACGACGCTGGCCAAGCTCGCCATCTTCGTGGACGGCGTCGAGATCGCCAGCGGCTCGGATGCGAAGGTGACTGGCACCTGGGACAGCAGCGACGCCCAGGCCGGCACGCACATCATCACCGCCGTCATCACCGACGGCGCGGGCAACTCGGTCACCTCCGCTCCGGTCGTCGT encodes the following:
- a CDS encoding S8 family serine peptidase; protein product: GFTQAQFTASGFGVDVSDSGLDNGTPTPNHYGFYVGGNISNASRIVYNRIEGSGSTPAGCDGHGNLNAHIVGGYTDKTGAPFQDAAGYSYGLGVAPFVKMGGSVIFAPNYTDPVYEDLQSRAYRDGMRISTNSWGYTSGNSYNIDCQQYDSLVRDAQQAGHAEPNTPGNQQMVIVFAAGNNGPGANTVAPPGTAKNIITVGASENVQAFGGADACLVGDDGADSANDIIDFSGRGPSSDGRKKPDIVAPGTHVSGGVAQDPSQRANPPANPLGKALSCFDASGVCGGPSNDFFPVGQQWYSASSGTSHSTPAVAGGAALVRQYFINEGMAPPSPAMTKAYLMNTTRYMTGVDANDNLWSNKQGMGLMDLGMAFDGIPRLIDDETAASLFTATGQTRTFQGEIADSSKPFRVTLAWTDAPGSTTGGAWKNNLDLTVTVGTNTYKGNVFTGANSVTGGTADTQNNVESVFLPAGTTGSFSITVTAANITSDGLPGNASTLDQDFALVAYNSCDTAAPTPSGTTATVNGDNRIDISWTENGAKEYRIYRATTAGGPYTRVASATASPYADIGVSGNTTYYYVVRAVDCAESPNSNEASATATGLCTLAPTFAGVTGVTNNGSATCGTTVSWAAGSPICGGTLTYSVYRSTTAGFTPSVANRIAIGVSGTSFTDDLNLTSGTKYYYVVRATEVSNASNEDTNTVEKSVIPTGAVSAAIRYFDDLDSNRPADAASYWIASGSTVNLTTNCHYQSPTRSYRMGAASTTCTSLYAINQTATLSLGGNGTIAGINGFDIPASTIDPRMTFNIWYDFENRYDGSWLSYSTVGPNGPWTNVGDAPSATAPYISSGGYDNALDDDSSIRIWTGANKGANGSLKAVTVNLSALAGQKVWFGFRLYTDISQNAEGFYVDDVRINADAYATCTTNVPPPGPAVSYRITNLPATVGAGDSVTFDITALDSVGQTATGYSGSATFTSTDAQAVLPSATPFTSGVANGVPVSFRTLGTQTITAKDAADPAVTGSASTSVTAGAPVALTITTQPSTTDAGESISPAVQVGMKDQFGNVVSTGSNEITIALENNAGGGTLSGTTTVAAVNGVATFGDLSIEKVGEGYTLAASADGLTGVTTDGFDITPAAPAKMAFLSQPGTTKAGDSITPAVTVMILDAFDNTTDAVTEVSVALGNNPGEGRLSGTTTVESVNGVATFSNLSIDKVGTGYTLEASADGLENATSQGFNITPADPYRVVITRQPSDVQARAAITPSVLATVLDRFGNVATQATDPVSAALGSNSGGAQLRGTTTVNPVSGVATFSNLSVSKAGLNYTLVIGSRRLYADTSVGFDVTPRSNSNADKLAFRASADQFNAGEAQTIEVELQDAEGQVLSGSSESVTLSLGENPAGGQLLGTTTVAAVNGVAKFTGLSVQKAGGGYTLVASAQGFEGATSAAFAVKPGPAASFSVKLPSSVTAGEETTISATALDAYGNVAASYAGSAKVTSSDASASFASTATFVEGVLSNFKVTFKGTGMKSLSFEDSANASLKSSASTNVTAFGQPTASVTNPEGGTVVSGSVSITAEGAVASGTTLAKLAIFVDGVEIASGSDAKVTGTWDSSDAQAGTHIITAVITDGAGNSVTSAPVVVSTEAGGCGCGATSGADASVFLGLLVLARYALGRRRKAA